A stretch of DNA from Catenulispora acidiphila DSM 44928:
ACCTTGCGGGGCTTGGCCTTCTCGGCGACGGGGATGCGCAGCGTCAGGACGCCGGCGTCGTAGCCGGCCTTGATGTTGTCGGTGTCCAGGGTGTCGCCGAGGAACAGCTGGCGGGAGAAGGCGCCCAGCGGCCGCTCGGAGATCTCCACCTTGGCCTCGCCCAGCGCGGCGGGGCGGCGTTCGGCCTTCACCGTGAGCACGTTGCGCTCGATGTCGATGTCGATGGCGTCCAGGGACACGCCGGGCAGGTCGAAGCAGACCACGAACTCGTCGCCCTCGCGCCAGGCGTCCAGGGGCATCGGGTTGGGGCGGGTCCAG
This window harbors:
- a CDS encoding Hsp20/alpha crystallin family protein, whose protein sequence is MLMRTDPFRDLDRIASQLLGTTAAGTWTRPNPMPLDAWREGDEFVVCFDLPGVSLDAIDIDIERNVLTVKAERRPAALGEAKVEISERPLGAFSRQLFLGDTLDTDNIKAGYDAGVLTLRIPVAEKAKPRKVQITTADEKKAINA